The genomic stretch CCCCCAAGGGGTGCGGGGCCACTCACAACTGGCCTCGCTATATCCCCATGTCAGAACACATTCTGCAGCGATTGGACTACACGAATCGTTCACTGAAACGCGCCCAGTACGAAGCCTTCGAGTTCTCACTCACCGACCGAGGCGTCCTCGTCAGAAACGAGAGCTATGCCGACCCCGAAAATCACGAGTATCTCGTGACGGTCAGGAACGGTGTTCCAACGACCTGCGAGTGCCCTGCCGATGCCCACTTCGAGGGTGCGTGTAAGCATCGGCTCGCCGTGGCAATTCGAGCACCCATTCTGCAGGCAGCACAGAAGGTCGAGCGGGTCGTCACTGATGGCGGCGTTGCACCTGCTACAGCACCGGAAGTGGACGAGCCTTCCTGTGAGGAGTGCTTTCCGGGCTTTACCTGCTGGGAATGCTACCTCTCGGAAAAAATGGGGTCGGTCGAATGACTGAA from Haladaptatus sp. QDMS2 encodes the following:
- a CDS encoding SWIM zinc finger family protein produces the protein MSEHILQRLDYTNRSLKRAQYEAFEFSLTDRGVLVRNESYADPENHEYLVTVRNGVPTTCECPADAHFEGACKHRLAVAIRAPILQAAQKVERVVTDGGVAPATAPEVDEPSCEECFPGFTCWECYLSEKMGSVE